One region of Pygocentrus nattereri isolate fPygNat1 chromosome 14, fPygNat1.pri, whole genome shotgun sequence genomic DNA includes:
- the ramp2 gene encoding receptor activity-modifying protein 2 yields MDLLRPSPCIRPVWRAPFWVACMALMFSGLHALIPNGQKNLVRTTLPVLPGVQTTPLTTISGSFEASSSGDSLIQSSFPCGNVSCYIYCNICEEDHLPRTRCYEDLIQGICSFQFMEEMKAMNRSSWCVWDEVKSPYNTLTQCTENIADCLLLPWPNKLVEQIFVDIHTSYFQECPTETLRDPPPNVIFALVMTPICLIPAMVVLVVLKTKNGDRRS; encoded by the exons ATGGATCTCCTCAGACCCTCACCCTGCATAAGACCAGTGTGGAGAGCCCCTTTCTGGG TAGCCTGCATGGCTCTGATGTTTAGTGGCCTGCATGCCCTCATTCCAAATGGACAAAAGAATTTG GTCAGGACAACACTCCCCGTCCTCCCAGGAGTCCAAACCACACCGCTAACCACAATAA GTGGCAGCTTTGAAGCATCGTCATCTG GTGACAGCCTTATACAGTCATCATTTC CTTGTGGGAATGTAAGTTgttatatttattgtaatatttgcGAGGAGGACCACCTGCCAAGGACTAGGTGCTACGAAGATCTCATACAAGGAATTTGTAGCTTTCAGTTCATGGAAGAAATGAAAGCTATGAACAGATCTAGCTGGTGCGTGTGGGACGAAGTTAAAAG TCCCTACAACACACTGACCCAATGTACAGAGAATATAGCAGACTGCCTACTACTTCCCTGGCCCAACAAGCTGGTAGAGCAGATCTTTGTTGACATACACACCTCCTACTTCCAGGAATGCCCCACAGAGACACTGAGGGACCCTCCCCCCAATGTTATCTTTGCCCTCGTCATGACGCCTATATGCTTGATCCCGGCCATGGTGGTCCTTGTGGTTCTAAAGACGAAAAATGGGGACAGGCGGTCCTAA